In the genome of Streptomyces sp. NBC_00190, one region contains:
- a CDS encoding ATP-dependent Clp protease ATP-binding subunit has product MFERFTDRARRVVVLAQEEARMLNHNYIGTEHILLGLIHEGEGVAAKALESLGISLEAVRQQVEEIIGQGQQAPSGHIPFTPRAKKVLELSLREALQLGHNYIGTEHILLGLIREGEGVAAQVLVKLGADLNRVRQQVIQLLSGYTGGGKESATAGGPAEGTPSTSLVLDQFGRNLTQAARESKLDPVIGREKEIERVMQVLSRRTKNNPVLIGEPGVGKTAVVEGLAQAIVKGEVPETLKDKHLYTLDLGALVAGSRYRGDFEERLKKVLKEIRTRGDIILFIDELHTLVGAGAAEGAIDAASILKPMLARGELQTIGATTLDEYRKHLEKDAALERRFQPIQVAEPSLPHTIEILKGLRDRYEAHHRVSITDEALVQAATLADRYISDRFLPDKAIDLIDEAGSRMRIRRMTAPPDLREFDEKIAAVRRDKESAIDSQDFEKAASLRDKEKQLLAAKAKREKEWKAGDMDVVAEVDGELIAEVLATATGIPVFKLTEEESSRLLRMEDELHRRVIGQKDAIKALSQAIRRTRAGLKDPKRPGGSFIFAGPSGVGKTELSKTLAEFLFGDEDALISLDMSEFSEKHTVSRLFGSPPGYVGYEEGGQLTEKVRRKPFSVVLFDEVEKAHPDIFNSLLQILEDGRLTDSQGRVVDFKNTVIIMTTNLGTRDISKGFNLGFAAQGDTKTGYERMKAKVNEELKQHFRPEFLNRVDDTVVFHQLTEEDIIQIVDLMIAKVDERLKDRDMGIELSGDAKLLLAKRGYDPIMGARPLRRTIQREIEDLLSEKILFGELRPGQIVVVGKEGEGDDAKFTFRGEEKSALPDLPPIEATGSGPDLSKGA; this is encoded by the coding sequence ATGTTCGAGAGGTTCACCGACCGCGCGCGGCGGGTTGTCGTCCTGGCTCAGGAAGAAGCCCGGATGCTCAACCACAACTACATCGGCACCGAGCACATCCTCCTGGGCTTGATCCACGAGGGTGAGGGTGTCGCCGCTAAGGCCCTGGAGAGCCTCGGGATTTCGCTCGAGGCTGTTCGCCAGCAGGTTGAGGAGATCATCGGTCAGGGGCAGCAGGCCCCGTCCGGCCACATCCCCTTCACCCCGCGGGCGAAGAAGGTCCTGGAGCTGTCGCTCCGAGAGGCCCTCCAGCTCGGCCACAACTACATCGGCACCGAGCACATCCTGCTCGGCCTGATCCGCGAGGGCGAGGGCGTCGCCGCCCAGGTCCTCGTGAAGCTGGGCGCCGATCTCAACCGAGTCCGGCAGCAGGTCATCCAGCTGCTCTCCGGCTACACCGGCGGAGGCAAGGAGTCGGCCACGGCCGGCGGCCCGGCCGAGGGCACGCCCTCGACCTCGCTCGTCCTGGACCAGTTCGGCCGCAACCTCACCCAGGCGGCCCGCGAATCCAAGCTCGACCCGGTCATCGGGCGCGAGAAGGAGATCGAGCGGGTCATGCAGGTGCTGTCCCGCCGTACCAAGAACAACCCGGTCCTCATCGGCGAGCCCGGCGTCGGCAAGACCGCCGTCGTCGAGGGCCTGGCCCAGGCGATCGTCAAGGGCGAGGTCCCCGAGACCCTCAAGGACAAGCACCTCTACACGCTTGACCTGGGTGCCCTGGTCGCCGGTTCCCGCTACCGCGGTGACTTCGAGGAGCGCCTGAAGAAGGTGCTCAAGGAGATCCGCACCCGCGGCGACATCATCCTGTTCATCGACGAGCTCCACACCCTCGTGGGTGCGGGCGCCGCCGAGGGCGCGATCGACGCCGCCAGCATCCTCAAGCCCATGCTGGCCCGTGGTGAGCTCCAGACCATCGGTGCCACGACGCTGGACGAGTACCGCAAGCACCTCGAGAAGGACGCGGCCCTCGAGCGCCGCTTCCAGCCGATCCAGGTGGCGGAGCCTTCCCTCCCCCACACGATCGAGATCCTCAAGGGCCTGCGCGACCGCTACGAGGCCCACCACCGCGTCTCCATCACGGACGAGGCCCTCGTCCAGGCGGCGACGCTGGCGGACCGGTACATCTCGGACCGCTTCCTCCCGGACAAGGCGATCGACCTGATCGACGAGGCCGGCTCCCGGATGCGCATCCGCCGGATGACCGCGCCGCCGGACCTCCGCGAGTTCGACGAGAAGATCGCGGCCGTGCGCCGCGACAAGGAGTCGGCCATCGACTCCCAGGACTTCGAGAAGGCGGCGTCTCTCCGTGACAAGGAGAAGCAGCTGCTGGCGGCGAAGGCCAAGCGCGAGAAGGAATGGAAGGCCGGCGACATGGACGTCGTCGCCGAGGTCGACGGCGAGCTCATCGCCGAAGTCCTCGCGACCGCGACCGGCATTCCCGTCTTCAAGCTCACCGAGGAGGAGTCCTCGCGACTGCTCCGCATGGAGGACGAGCTCCACCGTCGGGTCATCGGCCAGAAGGACGCCATCAAGGCGCTCTCGCAGGCGATCCGCCGTACCCGTGCGGGTCTGAAGGACCCGAAGCGCCCGGGTGGCTCGTTCATCTTCGCCGGTCCGTCCGGTGTCGGTAAGACCGAGCTCTCCAAGACGCTCGCCGAATTCCTCTTCGGTGACGAGGACGCGCTGATCTCCCTCGACATGTCGGAGTTCAGCGAGAAGCACACGGTTTCCCGTCTCTTCGGTTCGCCCCCCGGCTACGTGGGCTACGAAGAGGGCGGCCAGCTCACCGAGAAGGTGCGCCGGAAGCCGTTCTCCGTCGTCCTCTTCGACGAGGTCGAGAAGGCCCACCCGGATATCTTCAATTCCCTTCTCCAGATCCTGGAGGACGGTCGCCTGACCGACTCCCAGGGCCGGGTCGTGGACTTCAAGAACACGGTCATCATCATGACGACCAACCTGGGTACCCGGGACATCTCGAAGGGCTTCAACCTGGGCTTCGCGGCCCAGGGCGACACCAAGACCGGCTACGAGCGGATGAAGGCGAAGGTCAACGAAGAGCTCAAGCAGCACTTCCGGCCCGAGTTCCTCAACCGCGTCGACGACACGGTCGTCTTCCACCAGCTCACCGAGGAAGACATCATCCAGATCGTCGACCTGATGATCGCGAAGGTCGACGAGCGCCTGAAGGACCGCGACATGGGCATCGAGCTGAGCGGTGACGCGAAGCTCCTGCTCGCCAAGCGCGGCTACGACCCGATCATGGGTGCCCGGCCGCTGCGCCGGACCATCCAGCGCGAGATCGAGGACCTGCTGTCGGAGAAGATCCTCTTCGGCGAGCTGCGTCCCGGTCAGATCGTGGTCGTCGGCAAGGAGGGTGAGGGCGACGACGCCAAGTTCACCTTCCGCGGCGAGGAGAAGTCGGCTCTGCCGGACCTCCCCCCGATCGAGGCCACGGGCTCCGGCCCGGACCTGTCGAAGGGCGCGTAA
- a CDS encoding DUF397 domain-containing protein: MTAQPTWQKSSFCGEGDACVYVSAAPGTLVRVADHADPAHLVLATTQAAWAEFLRAVKETG, from the coding sequence ATGACCGCTCAGCCCACGTGGCAGAAGTCCTCGTTCTGCGGTGAGGGGGACGCCTGCGTCTACGTGTCCGCCGCGCCCGGCACCCTGGTGCGCGTCGCTGACCACGCCGACCCCGCGCACCTCGTGCTCGCCACGACCCAGGCCGCCTGGGCCGAATTCCTCCGCGCGGTCAAGGAGACCGGCTGA
- a CDS encoding SCO3374 family protein: MAFSTVGAPTVPLPRVPAGEAAHASWYRRVLGWAVTGGPPGQLVTGTRFDVLELPSDAGAALLRRPVATGPVALMGRRMRFLVAAGGAEELEGLLDWLEWGGVDLELTGLGAGGRITAPAPPGEAPDPRGAAVWLRPPEQGCEALLPALPGLGEGAGPTRRPDLVRLVAAAATECHRARLRRRTIRSGQPLAFS, encoded by the coding sequence ATGGCCTTCAGCACCGTCGGCGCCCCCACCGTCCCGCTGCCCCGCGTTCCGGCCGGGGAAGCCGCGCACGCCTCCTGGTACCGGCGCGTGCTCGGCTGGGCCGTTACGGGCGGCCCGCCCGGCCAGCTCGTCACCGGGACCCGGTTCGACGTGCTGGAGCTGCCGTCCGACGCCGGCGCGGCGCTGCTCCGCAGGCCCGTCGCCACCGGGCCGGTGGCCCTCATGGGGCGCCGGATGCGGTTCCTGGTGGCCGCGGGGGGCGCGGAGGAGCTGGAGGGGCTGCTCGACTGGCTGGAGTGGGGCGGGGTCGACCTGGAGCTCACCGGCCTGGGTGCGGGTGGCCGGATCACCGCCCCCGCTCCCCCCGGTGAGGCCCCCGACCCCCGGGGAGCCGCCGTGTGGCTGCGACCCCCCGAGCAGGGCTGTGAGGCGCTGCTGCCCGCCCTGCCGGGCCTCGGGGAAGGCGCCGGGCCCACCCGTCGGCCCGATCTCGTACGCCTGGTGGCCGCCGCGGCGACGGAATGCCACCGCGCCCGCCTACGGCGCCGTACGATCCGGTCCGGTCAGCCCTTGGCCTTCTCGTAG
- a CDS encoding histone-like nucleoid-structuring protein Lsr2, with translation MAQKVQVLLVDDLDGVEADETVTFALDGKTYEIDLTTANAEKLRGLLDPYTKGGRRTGGRATAARAKGRASATTGNPDTAEIRAWAKENGYSVNDRGRVPAEIREAYEKAKG, from the coding sequence GTGGCACAGAAGGTTCAGGTCCTTCTTGTCGACGACCTCGACGGTGTCGAGGCGGACGAGACGGTGACGTTCGCTCTGGACGGCAAGACCTACGAGATCGACCTCACCACCGCCAACGCTGAAAAGCTCCGCGGTCTGCTCGACCCGTACACCAAGGGCGGCCGCCGCACCGGTGGGCGCGCCACCGCGGCCCGCGCCAAGGGCCGCGCCTCCGCGACGACCGGTAACCCGGACACCGCCGAGATCCGCGCATGGGCGAAGGAGAACGGTTACAGCGTGAACGACCGGGGCCGCGTCCCGGCCGAGATCCGCGAGGCCTACGAGAAGGCCAAGGGCTGA
- a CDS encoding amino-acid N-acetyltransferase: protein MGEFSAAHAETVTIRRARTGDVPALRRLLDQYVQQRILLDKAPVVLYEDIQEFWVAERDSDGQVVGCGALHVMWEDLAEVRTLAVDRDLKGAGVGHQVLAQLLRTARELGVSRVFCLTFEVDFFAKHGFVEIGETPVETDVYMELLRSYDEGVAEFLGLERVKPNTLGNSRMLLHL from the coding sequence ATGGGAGAGTTTTCCGCTGCACACGCAGAAACAGTCACGATCCGCCGTGCCCGCACCGGTGATGTTCCCGCGCTGAGGCGCCTGCTCGACCAGTACGTGCAGCAGCGGATCCTGCTCGACAAAGCCCCCGTCGTCCTTTACGAGGACATCCAGGAGTTCTGGGTCGCGGAACGCGACTCCGACGGCCAGGTCGTCGGCTGCGGAGCTCTCCACGTGATGTGGGAAGACCTCGCCGAAGTGCGCACTCTGGCGGTCGACCGCGACTTGAAGGGTGCGGGCGTCGGTCATCAGGTACTGGCGCAGTTGTTGCGGACGGCCCGCGAGCTCGGGGTGAGCCGGGTTTTCTGCCTCACCTTCGAAGTGGACTTCTTCGCGAAGCACGGCTTCGTCGAGATCGGCGAGACCCCGGTGGAGACCGATGTCTACATGGAGCTCCTGCGTTCCTATGACGAGGGCGTCGCCGAGTTCCTCGGTCTCGAACGAGTGAAGCCGAACACCTTGGGTAACAGTCGGATGCTTCTGCACCTCTGA
- a CDS encoding BlaI/MecI/CopY family transcriptional regulator, whose amino-acid sequence MPRPLGELEDAVMTRVWQWNRPVTVREVLEDLQQERSIAYTTVMTVMDNLHQKGWVRREAEGRAYRYTAVSTRAAYSAALMNEAWSTSDNPAAALVAFFGMMSAEQREALRDAVRIVQHDDESAESAAESAAETAAESAAEAPAPAEAEGDSAERPGTPGR is encoded by the coding sequence GTGCCTCGCCCCTTGGGAGAACTCGAAGACGCCGTCATGACGCGGGTGTGGCAGTGGAACCGCCCGGTCACCGTTCGGGAAGTGCTGGAAGACCTCCAGCAGGAACGGTCCATCGCGTACACCACGGTCATGACCGTTATGGACAATCTTCATCAGAAGGGCTGGGTCCGCCGGGAAGCGGAAGGCCGCGCCTATCGATATACGGCGGTCTCCACCCGTGCCGCCTACTCGGCCGCACTGATGAACGAAGCCTGGTCGACGAGCGACAACCCCGCGGCCGCCCTCGTCGCCTTCTTCGGCATGATGTCCGCGGAACAGCGGGAAGCCCTCAGGGACGCCGTTCGGATCGTCCAGCACGACGACGAGTCCGCCGAGTCCGCGGCCGAGTCGGCGGCCGAGACCGCCGCCGAGTCCGCGGCCGAAGCCCCCGCGCCGGCCGAAGCCGAAGGGGACTCCGCCGAGCGTCCGGGCACACCGGGGCGATAA
- a CDS encoding NACHT domain-containing protein, whose protein sequence is MAGRRRRARPRGGPRPVRPPPAHPHRHGERLPSPREFLAATPLDGAAPDGWAARVLRGGRALLLVDGFDEIPAAERDRARDWLADLITAYPGNRWLVTSRPSAVRQDWLGAEGFDEVLLTPMTPDHVRAFVTRWHAAAAPVDPALEGRLLESVRTKPDLARLATNPLLCGLICALHRERRGFLPSGRKELYTAALSMLLHRRDRERGLRLPDLAEEPQLQLLQRLAYWLIRNGRTELDRDRAEALIADALPAVPAVRVLGEAPAVFRHFLERSGLLRAPTADTVEFVHRTFQDFLGARAALDEGSFGELAAHADDDQWEDVIRMAVAQGRPRDRAGIIRELLARGSHRSVLLALASLEYADELDPVLRAEVERQAGRLIPPTVVGTARELGRIGPLVLELLPPPEEAPDGAAALYTVQAAGGVLSERAIPFLARYGGHPSYEVRAELARLWPRFETRRYAAEVISLLPPDQNVTAVSDEELAALADFSPRRDLNVVGEVTGEALTAYLREVKAEYLTVRGNDLLTDLDFLKGQDALVSVEISHCSGLRNLDGLRGLPVRSAVLDLRGRSLPLGPVLADWTSLRDLVLRGTHAPWSLDGFAPGVALNSVNLYSVTPEDAGPVGLSRHRRLRSVSLGECWAPRHPGEWQELAPLTELAELAVTGSALRLAPDGLCMPSVEELHVPRAFDGGLDLARRLPAIFPRLRVLSGDFDEAAVRALLPSHIKVIRS, encoded by the coding sequence GTGGCTGGCCGTCGCCGCCGCGCGCGGCCCCGGGGAGGGCCTCGTCCCGTACGTCCTCCCCCTGCGCACCCTCACCGCCACGGCGAGCGGCTGCCCTCGCCGCGCGAGTTCCTGGCGGCGACCCCGCTGGACGGGGCGGCCCCCGACGGCTGGGCCGCCCGCGTCCTGCGCGGCGGCCGCGCGCTGCTCCTGGTGGACGGCTTCGACGAGATCCCGGCAGCCGAGCGGGACCGGGCCCGCGACTGGCTGGCCGACCTGATCACCGCCTACCCGGGCAACCGCTGGCTGGTCACCTCCCGGCCCTCGGCGGTCCGGCAGGACTGGCTCGGCGCGGAAGGCTTCGACGAGGTGCTCCTCACCCCGATGACCCCGGACCACGTCCGCGCCTTCGTCACCCGCTGGCACGCGGCGGCCGCACCGGTCGACCCGGCGCTGGAGGGCCGGCTGCTGGAGTCCGTACGCACCAAGCCGGACCTGGCCCGGCTGGCCACCAATCCGCTGCTGTGCGGGCTCATCTGCGCCCTGCACCGCGAACGGCGCGGCTTCCTGCCCTCGGGCCGCAAGGAGCTCTACACGGCCGCCCTGTCGATGCTGCTGCACCGCCGGGACCGCGAGCGGGGCCTGCGGCTGCCGGACCTGGCCGAGGAGCCCCAGCTCCAGCTGCTCCAGCGGCTCGCGTACTGGCTGATCCGCAACGGGCGCACCGAGCTGGACCGGGACCGGGCCGAGGCGCTGATCGCGGACGCGTTGCCCGCCGTACCCGCCGTCCGCGTACTGGGCGAGGCCCCGGCGGTGTTCCGGCACTTCCTGGAGCGCTCCGGGCTGCTGCGGGCGCCCACGGCGGACACCGTCGAGTTCGTCCACCGCACCTTCCAGGACTTCCTGGGCGCCCGGGCGGCCCTGGACGAGGGCAGCTTCGGCGAGCTGGCCGCCCACGCGGACGACGACCAGTGGGAGGACGTCATCCGCATGGCGGTGGCCCAGGGCCGCCCCCGCGACCGCGCCGGGATCATCCGGGAGCTGCTGGCCCGCGGCTCGCACCGGTCGGTCCTGCTCGCCCTGGCCTCCCTGGAGTACGCGGACGAGCTGGACCCCGTACTGCGCGCGGAGGTGGAGCGGCAGGCGGGCCGGCTGATCCCGCCCACCGTCGTGGGCACGGCGCGCGAGCTGGGGCGGATCGGACCGCTGGTCCTGGAGCTGCTCCCGCCGCCCGAGGAGGCCCCCGACGGCGCGGCGGCCCTGTACACGGTCCAGGCGGCGGGCGGGGTGCTGTCGGAGCGCGCGATCCCCTTCCTGGCCCGCTACGGCGGCCACCCCTCCTACGAGGTCCGCGCGGAGCTGGCCAGGCTCTGGCCGCGCTTCGAGACGCGCCGGTACGCCGCGGAGGTCATCTCCCTCCTTCCCCCGGACCAGAACGTCACGGCCGTCTCGGACGAGGAGCTGGCCGCCCTGGCCGACTTCTCGCCCCGGCGGGACCTGAACGTGGTCGGCGAGGTGACGGGCGAGGCCCTCACCGCGTACCTCCGGGAAGTCAAAGCCGAGTACCTGACCGTGCGCGGCAACGACCTGCTCACCGACCTCGATTTCCTGAAGGGGCAGGACGCACTGGTCTCCGTCGAGATCTCGCACTGCTCCGGGCTCCGGAACCTGGACGGGCTGAGGGGGCTGCCCGTCCGGTCGGCCGTGCTCGACCTGCGCGGCCGCAGCCTGCCGCTGGGCCCCGTCCTCGCCGACTGGACCTCCCTGCGCGACCTCGTGCTCCGCGGCACCCACGCGCCCTGGTCACTGGACGGCTTCGCCCCCGGAGTGGCACTGAACAGCGTCAACCTCTACTCGGTGACGCCCGAGGACGCGGGACCCGTCGGCTTGTCCCGCCACCGCCGACTGCGGTCCGTCTCCCTCGGGGAGTGCTGGGCCCCGCGCCACCCGGGCGAGTGGCAGGAGCTCGCACCGCTCACGGAGCTGGCCGAGCTGGCCGTCACGGGCTCCGCCCTCCGTCTCGCCCCCGACGGCCTGTGCATGCCGTCGGTGGAGGAGCTCCACGTGCCCCGGGCGTTCGACGGTGGCCTGGACCTCGCCCGCCGACTGCCCGCGATCTTCCCCCGGCTGCGGGTCCTGTCCGGGGATTTCGACGAGGCGGCCGTCCGCGCCCTGCTCCCCTCGCACATCAAGGTGATCCGTTCGTAA